The following are from one region of the Denitrobacterium detoxificans genome:
- the ispH gene encoding 4-hydroxy-3-methylbut-2-enyl diphosphate reductase, with translation MEVITASCAGACYGVKRALRLAERAAESGRPTQTLGPLIHNPQVVDRLAAKGVGVANAPAEVSGECVIIRSHGVTPQVRQDIEERGVSIIDATCPHVLRAQRAAKELAEEGRTVVVVGEKSHPEVEGLRAWAESVSDRVVVASDASELPADLHGPLGVVVQTTQRRAMLEDVLSKLDARGLDYVLEDTICNATSTRQSAAEELASTVDAMVVIGGHNSSNTTRLYEICSAISPRTFHIETPDELKREDFAGCKRVGVTAGASTPDDIIQEVVRVLSEEFDA, from the coding sequence ATGGAAGTCATTACCGCATCCTGTGCTGGCGCATGCTACGGCGTGAAACGTGCGCTACGCCTTGCAGAACGAGCTGCCGAATCGGGGCGTCCCACCCAGACGCTTGGCCCGCTTATTCATAATCCGCAGGTTGTCGACCGCCTGGCCGCCAAGGGCGTGGGCGTGGCCAATGCTCCTGCGGAAGTAAGCGGCGAATGCGTGATTATTCGAAGCCATGGCGTAACCCCGCAGGTTCGCCAGGATATCGAAGAGCGCGGCGTGAGCATCATCGATGCTACGTGTCCCCATGTGCTGCGTGCCCAGCGTGCCGCCAAGGAGCTTGCCGAAGAAGGCAGGACCGTCGTGGTGGTGGGCGAGAAGAGCCATCCCGAGGTAGAGGGCCTGCGTGCGTGGGCGGAATCCGTGAGCGATCGTGTGGTGGTTGCCAGCGACGCGAGCGAACTTCCCGCCGACCTGCATGGTCCCCTTGGCGTTGTCGTGCAGACGACGCAGCGTCGCGCCATGCTCGAAGACGTGCTTTCCAAACTTGATGCACGCGGCTTGGATTACGTGCTTGAAGACACTATTTGCAACGCCACGAGCACGCGTCAGAGCGCAGCCGAGGAACTGGCTTCCACGGTTGACGCCATGGTCGTAATTGGCGGACATAATTCCTCCAATACCACGCGTCTGTATGAGATTTGTTCGGCCATTTCCCCGCGCACGTTTCATATCGAGACGCCCGACGAGCTCAAGCGCGAGGATTTCGCTGGCTGCAAGCGCGTTGGCGTAACGGCCGGCGCGTCTACTCCCGATGACATCATTCAGGAAGTCGTACGCGTTCTCTCGGAAGAATTCGATGCCTAG
- a CDS encoding DUF512 domain-containing protein encodes MPRSASTPVAWIKDVLPGSPADDAGFTPGCGLLAVDGHPIRDAIDWRWYTDDYEIELTYVDADGDTGTVVLEREEGETWGFDFTKAIFDDLMLCRNACKFCFMRQLPEDARDTLTLRDDDYRLSFLQGTFVTFTNIGPEDEERIIEQFISPLRFSLHAITPEVRRDVIGKHAPRGIEVAEHLLEAGIQVHAQIVLMPGVNDGEELRRTLEWAYAHPGILSVGIVPLGFTKHQTSFEFSFNDRGMAQQVIDCIEPFQLRAMEERSDAWVFCSDEFYRNAHPDDLLDYLPPAEFYGGFDLFEDGIGIVRSFVDDWNACPDAQLACAQAIRESGKRVLFVCGCAQREFFTPLIEKSPLAGLLVPFYVKNEYFGGNVDVTGLLCGCDISAALATVSSEDDYAFAALPKVILNADGVTLDDMTVSDMEGASGLHIHVVSCVASEFLPQIAQMCGSSARR; translated from the coding sequence ATGCCTAGGTCCGCTTCGACACCCGTAGCCTGGATTAAGGACGTCTTGCCTGGCTCTCCCGCAGATGATGCCGGGTTCACGCCGGGCTGCGGCTTGCTAGCCGTTGACGGGCATCCCATCCGTGATGCCATCGACTGGCGCTGGTATACCGACGATTACGAGATCGAGCTTACGTATGTCGATGCCGATGGCGATACGGGTACGGTCGTGCTGGAGCGCGAGGAGGGCGAGACGTGGGGCTTCGATTTTACGAAGGCCATCTTCGACGACCTCATGCTCTGCCGTAACGCCTGCAAGTTCTGCTTCATGCGCCAGCTTCCCGAAGATGCGCGTGATACGCTTACGCTGCGTGACGATGATTATCGCCTGAGCTTCCTGCAAGGTACGTTCGTCACGTTCACCAATATTGGCCCCGAAGACGAAGAGCGCATCATCGAGCAGTTCATCTCTCCGCTGCGTTTTTCCCTTCACGCTATCACGCCCGAGGTCAGGCGCGACGTTATTGGCAAGCATGCCCCGCGTGGCATCGAGGTTGCAGAGCATCTTCTGGAAGCCGGCATTCAGGTGCATGCTCAGATCGTGCTCATGCCTGGCGTGAACGATGGGGAAGAGCTGCGTCGTACGCTCGAGTGGGCGTATGCGCACCCGGGAATTCTTTCCGTTGGCATCGTTCCCCTTGGGTTTACGAAGCACCAGACGTCGTTTGAGTTCAGCTTCAACGACCGGGGCATGGCGCAGCAAGTCATCGATTGCATTGAACCGTTCCAGCTCCGCGCCATGGAAGAGCGCAGCGATGCTTGGGTGTTCTGTTCCGATGAGTTCTATCGCAATGCCCATCCCGATGATTTGCTCGACTATCTTCCTCCTGCGGAGTTTTATGGCGGGTTCGATTTGTTCGAAGATGGCATCGGGATCGTTCGCTCGTTCGTGGACGACTGGAATGCCTGCCCCGATGCGCAACTTGCCTGCGCCCAGGCCATACGGGAATCGGGCAAGCGCGTTCTGTTCGTATGCGGATGCGCCCAGCGCGAGTTCTTCACGCCGCTTATTGAGAAGAGCCCACTTGCTGGCTTGCTTGTGCCGTTCTACGTGAAGAACGAGTACTTTGGCGGCAACGTCGACGTTACGGGCCTGCTTTGCGGATGCGATATCTCAGCCGCCCTGGCAACCGTCTCCTCGGAAGACGATTACGCCTTCGCGGCGCTTCCCAAGGTCATTTTGAATGCCGACGGAGTCACGCTTGATGATATGACCGTGAGCGATATGGAGGGCGCCTCAGGCCTGCATATTCATGTGGTATCCTGCGTAGCATCGGAATTTCTTCCCCAGATCGCCCAGATGTGCGGCAGTTCCGCGCGGCGATAG
- a CDS encoding pseudouridine synthase produces MRLQKYLARAGVASRRGSESLITAGRVEVNGIVVTELGSKVDPLEDEVAVDGVVVVWGSSHVVLALNKPSGIITTMKDYRGRRCVADIMPCDEYPGLYPIGRLDKDTTGLLLFTTDGELGNGLLHPSHHVTKVYHATVTGIMTEAEAQQLREGVLLEDGMTAPAEISVISKSRNRCVVELAIHEGRKHQVKRMCKAVGHPVEHLDRVSFGPIETGSLKQGVWRKLDDEETAALYRAAGLA; encoded by the coding sequence ATGCGCTTGCAGAAGTACCTCGCCCGGGCCGGCGTTGCTAGCCGCCGTGGCTCCGAAAGCCTTATCACCGCCGGTCGCGTAGAGGTTAACGGTATCGTTGTCACCGAGCTTGGCAGCAAGGTCGACCCTCTGGAAGATGAAGTGGCCGTCGATGGGGTAGTGGTCGTTTGGGGTTCTTCCCATGTGGTGCTGGCCTTGAACAAGCCCTCGGGCATCATCACCACCATGAAGGACTATCGCGGGCGCCGTTGCGTTGCGGATATCATGCCCTGCGATGAGTATCCCGGGTTGTATCCCATTGGCCGCTTGGACAAGGACACGACGGGTCTTTTGCTCTTCACCACTGATGGCGAACTGGGGAATGGCCTGTTGCATCCCAGTCATCACGTGACCAAGGTATACCATGCTACGGTGACTGGCATCATGACCGAAGCCGAGGCCCAGCAGCTTCGCGAGGGCGTTTTGCTCGAGGATGGCATGACGGCTCCGGCTGAAATTTCCGTCATCTCTAAGTCGCGCAATCGATGCGTGGTGGAGCTTGCCATTCACGAGGGTCGAAAGCATCAGGTGAAGCGTATGTGCAAGGCGGTGGGGCATCCCGTCGAGCATCTCGACCGCGTTTCTTTTGGCCCCATCGAAACGGGATCGCTTAAGCAGGGCGTTTGGCGTAAGCTCGACGATGAAGAGACCGCGGCTTTATATCGAGCCGCCGGTCTTGCGTGA
- the scpB gene encoding SMC-Scp complex subunit ScpB, which produces MFEGLSENQLTSAIQAMLFVTDGPVSTITMADMLQVEPSVVESACVELRARLLEDEEGIQLTEVAGGWRLCTHPAFHELLEAYVLSWDTRKLSQAALEVLAVVAYSQPVTRAGVADVRGVNSDSSLNSLMEKGLVREVGTSDAPGNPTLYGTTPAFLEKFGLRSLKDLPDITEFAPDDETRDFIRTRLSATRGYIPPVRETEALDEPAVEQESIDDVEPGQQQSMDDAMRQMMAGALAEAAGAVEKIDFDDLEFEE; this is translated from the coding sequence ATGTTCGAAGGCTTGAGCGAGAACCAGCTGACCAGCGCCATTCAGGCGATGCTATTCGTGACGGACGGTCCCGTTTCTACTATTACCATGGCCGACATGCTTCAGGTGGAACCTTCCGTTGTGGAATCGGCCTGCGTCGAGCTGCGTGCGCGTCTGCTCGAAGACGAAGAGGGCATTCAGCTTACCGAGGTTGCAGGTGGCTGGCGTTTGTGCACACATCCTGCCTTTCACGAGCTGCTCGAGGCCTATGTCCTCTCGTGGGATACGCGCAAGCTTTCGCAGGCTGCCTTGGAGGTTCTTGCGGTCGTTGCCTATTCCCAGCCCGTCACGCGTGCCGGCGTTGCCGACGTTCGTGGCGTCAATTCCGATAGTTCGCTGAACTCCCTGATGGAAAAGGGGCTTGTGAGGGAAGTCGGTACGTCGGATGCTCCGGGTAATCCGACGCTCTATGGAACGACGCCCGCTTTCCTGGAGAAGTTCGGCCTTCGTTCCCTGAAGGATCTTCCCGACATCACCGAGTTTGCCCCCGACGACGAGACGCGCGATTTCATTCGCACGCGCCTTTCCGCCACGCGTGGTTATATTCCGCCCGTTCGCGAGACTGAGGCGCTTGACGAGCCAGCGGTCGAGCAGGAGTCTATCGATGATGTCGAGCCTGGTCAGCAGCAGAGCATGGATGATGCGATGCGCCAGATGATGGCGGGTGCCCTGGCGGAAGCCGCGGGCGCCGTCGAGAAGATCGATTTTGACGACCTGGAATTCGAGGAGTAA
- the aroA gene encoding 3-phosphoshikimate 1-carboxyvinyltransferase: MSEQTTVINPLPAPLNGSTRVPGDKSISHRAVLFSAMAEGTSRVSGVLDSGDVRSSIRAVQALGAKVSLEKQVDGSLSGGITGWGERGPIQPDGPIDCGNSGTTVRLLMGVLAPWDIEVELTGDDSLRKRPMRRITAPLMKMGAQFSPAGRETLPITIHGSRPLRAIEYDAPMASAQLKTAVLLAGLGATGKTILNEPAISRNHTELMLPEYGAVTTAAERVATVKGPCTLRSCEVNVPGDPSSAAFLVCAALLKPGSEVQIENVSLNAGRIGFTRTLERMGANVSIEGLGTSGKEPYGIISARYTHELVGCEIPADKIASVIDEIPVLALVAAHARGLTVFRQVGELRVKEANRLKATIDGLSQLGVDAWVEGDDLYIEGQPDLQVPDGLVFNSHKDHRMAMTWSLVGLCGDKPVTIVDFDSIKISFPTFLGSLEGLAR; encoded by the coding sequence ATGAGCGAGCAAACTACCGTTATCAATCCGCTGCCGGCCCCTTTGAATGGCAGCACCAGGGTTCCTGGTGATAAGTCCATCTCTCATCGCGCCGTGCTCTTTTCGGCTATGGCCGAAGGCACCTCGCGTGTTTCCGGCGTGCTCGATTCGGGCGATGTGAGGTCTTCCATTCGCGCCGTTCAGGCGTTGGGTGCCAAGGTTTCGCTTGAGAAGCAGGTCGACGGCAGCCTTTCTGGCGGCATTACCGGTTGGGGAGAGCGAGGTCCCATCCAGCCCGATGGCCCCATCGATTGCGGCAATTCCGGCACCACGGTTCGCCTGCTCATGGGCGTATTGGCCCCGTGGGATATCGAGGTTGAGCTTACGGGCGACGATTCCTTGCGCAAGCGCCCCATGCGCCGCATAACCGCGCCGCTCATGAAGATGGGGGCCCAGTTCAGCCCTGCTGGCAGAGAGACGCTGCCCATCACCATTCACGGCTCGCGTCCGCTGCGCGCCATCGAATACGACGCTCCCATGGCGTCTGCCCAGCTGAAGACTGCTGTCCTGCTTGCCGGCCTGGGCGCTACGGGCAAGACGATTCTGAACGAGCCCGCCATCTCGCGTAACCATACCGAGCTTATGCTTCCCGAGTACGGCGCCGTTACCACGGCAGCAGAACGCGTTGCCACGGTGAAGGGCCCCTGCACGCTGCGTTCGTGCGAGGTGAACGTTCCGGGCGACCCTTCGTCTGCCGCGTTTCTGGTGTGCGCCGCCCTGCTGAAGCCCGGTAGCGAGGTTCAGATCGAAAACGTCAGTCTCAATGCGGGGCGCATTGGCTTTACCCGCACGCTCGAGCGCATGGGTGCTAACGTTTCCATCGAGGGCTTGGGCACGTCCGGCAAAGAGCCTTATGGCATTATTTCCGCACGTTATACGCATGAACTCGTTGGTTGCGAGATTCCCGCCGACAAGATTGCCTCTGTCATCGACGAGATTCCCGTTCTTGCGTTGGTTGCCGCCCATGCTCGCGGCCTTACCGTTTTCCGCCAGGTGGGCGAGTTGCGCGTGAAGGAAGCCAACCGCCTGAAGGCCACCATCGACGGTCTCTCTCAGCTTGGCGTCGACGCCTGGGTTGAGGGCGACGACCTCTACATCGAGGGCCAGCCCGACCTGCAGGTGCCCGACGGCTTGGTCTTTAACTCCCATAAGGACCATCGCATGGCGATGACCTGGTCTCTTGTGGGCCTTTGCGGCGATAAGCCGGTTACCATCGTAGATTTTGACTCAATTAAGATTAGCTTCCCCACGTTCCTGGGAAGCCTGGAGGGGCTTGCCCGATGA
- the trpS gene encoding tryptophan--tRNA ligase has product MSEEICADNQDNSTLVVPKERIILTGDRPTGRLHVGHFVGSLRERVRLQNSGEFDRIFIMIADAQALTDNADNPEKVRQNIIEVALDYLSCGIDPAKTTIFIQSQIPELFELTAYYMNLVTVARVQRNPTVKSEIQMRGFNADIPVGFFTYPISQASDITAFKATTVPVGEDQLPMLEQTREIVRSFNRTYAPVLVEPEALIPQGEAAKRLPGIDGKAKMSKSLGNGIYLSDTPEEVAKKIKSMYTDPGHLKVSDPGKIEGNAVFTYLDAFSTNEHFAEYWPEYANLDELKAHYQRGGLGDVKCKKFLNRVLEDTLAPIRERRHELEADIPAVYDILAAGCETARAAAAETLHEVKDAMRINYFSDVALMEEQALRYRRVED; this is encoded by the coding sequence ATGTCGGAAGAAATCTGCGCTGACAACCAAGACAACAGCACGCTCGTGGTTCCCAAGGAGCGCATCATTCTTACGGGAGACCGTCCCACGGGGCGTCTCCACGTTGGTCATTTCGTAGGGTCGCTTCGTGAGCGTGTCCGTTTGCAGAACTCGGGCGAATTCGACCGCATCTTCATCATGATCGCGGATGCGCAGGCGCTTACCGACAACGCCGATAACCCCGAGAAGGTTCGTCAGAACATCATCGAGGTTGCGCTCGACTACCTGTCTTGCGGCATCGACCCCGCCAAGACCACCATCTTCATTCAGTCGCAGATCCCCGAGCTCTTCGAGCTTACGGCGTATTACATGAACCTCGTTACGGTGGCGCGCGTGCAGCGTAACCCCACGGTGAAGAGCGAAATCCAGATGCGTGGCTTCAACGCCGACATCCCCGTTGGCTTCTTCACGTATCCCATTAGTCAGGCATCGGACATCACCGCATTCAAGGCCACTACGGTTCCCGTGGGCGAGGACCAGCTTCCCATGCTCGAGCAGACGCGCGAGATCGTTCGTTCGTTCAATCGTACGTATGCTCCCGTTCTCGTGGAGCCCGAAGCGCTCATTCCCCAGGGCGAGGCTGCGAAGCGCCTGCCTGGCATCGATGGCAAGGCGAAGATGAGCAAGTCGCTGGGCAATGGCATCTATCTGTCGGATACGCCCGAGGAAGTTGCCAAGAAGATCAAGAGCATGTACACCGATCCTGGTCACCTGAAGGTTTCCGATCCGGGCAAGATCGAAGGCAATGCGGTGTTCACCTATCTCGATGCCTTCAGCACCAACGAGCATTTTGCGGAATACTGGCCCGAGTACGCCAATCTCGACGAACTGAAGGCGCACTATCAGCGTGGTGGCCTGGGCGATGTGAAGTGCAAGAAGTTCTTGAACCGCGTCCTGGAAGATACGCTTGCGCCCATCCGCGAGCGTCGTCACGAGCTCGAGGCCGACATTCCCGCTGTGTATGACATTCTGGCTGCTGGTTGCGAAACTGCACGTGCTGCCGCTGCCGAAACGCTGCATGAGGTGAAGGATGCCATGCGCATCAACTACTTCTCTGACGTTGCTCTTATGGAAGAGCAGGCACTGCGCTATCGTCGCGTGGAAGACTAG
- the cmk gene encoding (d)CMP kinase — MIIAIDGPSGAGKSTVSKAVARKLGFSCLDTGAMYRSIAWFALREGVELSDAASLGVIARAKEISFGLTPGDPLPSKVYIDGIDVTRDIRTARIDKAVSAVAAHPSVREALVMQQQRIGANGNYVVEGRDIGTAVFPHAEVKVFLTASDEQRALRRLRQNKRRGIGSTDYEEVLSDIKARDRFDSSRAASPLKPAEDAVLLDSSTLSIDEVVGSICDLAQEKAVM, encoded by the coding sequence ATGATTATTGCCATAGACGGACCTTCGGGTGCCGGTAAATCGACCGTTTCCAAGGCTGTTGCCAGGAAGCTTGGTTTCTCATGTCTCGATACCGGGGCCATGTATCGTTCCATCGCGTGGTTTGCCCTGCGCGAGGGCGTAGAGCTTTCCGATGCCGCAAGCCTGGGCGTCATTGCACGCGCCAAGGAGATTTCCTTTGGGCTTACGCCAGGTGACCCGCTTCCCAGCAAGGTCTACATTGACGGTATCGACGTTACCCGTGACATTCGCACGGCTCGCATTGACAAGGCCGTGAGCGCCGTTGCCGCGCACCCCAGCGTGCGAGAGGCGCTCGTTATGCAGCAGCAGCGCATTGGCGCCAACGGCAATTACGTCGTCGAGGGCCGAGATATTGGCACTGCTGTGTTCCCCCATGCCGAAGTGAAGGTCTTCCTTACGGCCAGCGACGAGCAGCGTGCGCTTAGGCGCCTGCGCCAGAACAAGAGGCGGGGCATTGGCTCTACCGATTACGAAGAAGTGCTTTCCGATATCAAGGCGCGCGACCGCTTTGATTCTTCCAGGGCTGCTTCTCCGCTCAAGCCCGCCGAAGACGCGGTGCTGCTCGATTCCAGCACGCTTTCCATCGACGAGGTCGTGGGCTCCATTTGCGATTTGGCTCAGGAAAAGGCGGTTATGTAA
- a CDS encoding prephenate dehydrogenase/arogenate dehydrogenase family protein — MDTSRYKNIAVVGLGLIGASCAARIRQFDESIRVFGVDTDEVTLVKAVQNGWVTGASLPDGEAFESFVRNECELVILATPATAARAYFEQLVSWGYSGIITDTASTKARICSDAADVLPDISRFIPGHPMAGSEVNGIEGARVDLFEGAHWIVCPNEDTPADDYLALHELLTGMGARVISLPREDHDRAIAIVSHVPHFVASSLVELAANHADDQKALFRLCAGGFKDSTRIAAGSPELWAGIAFDNKKALHDGLVEMSQIIARFIAALEHDDRAELTALLDHSAKIRRSIPKKWLPDSENLLEVRIPMENRKGMVAEVTTIASKVGCNIQSIEIDHLTSSAAVLDMILTDEGDIGRLSIELLNAGFRVSLLPLSVKE; from the coding sequence GTGGATACCAGCAGATACAAGAATATCGCCGTGGTTGGACTTGGGCTCATTGGCGCATCCTGCGCCGCTCGGATTCGCCAGTTTGACGAATCCATACGCGTATTTGGCGTCGATACCGATGAAGTCACCCTTGTGAAGGCCGTGCAGAATGGATGGGTTACGGGTGCTTCGCTTCCCGATGGCGAGGCGTTTGAGTCCTTCGTTCGCAACGAGTGCGAGCTGGTCATTCTGGCTACGCCCGCAACGGCTGCACGCGCCTATTTCGAGCAGCTTGTATCGTGGGGCTATTCTGGCATCATTACCGATACCGCATCCACCAAGGCTCGCATTTGCTCCGATGCCGCTGACGTTCTCCCCGATATCAGTCGCTTCATTCCCGGTCATCCCATGGCGGGCTCCGAGGTGAATGGCATCGAGGGTGCGCGCGTCGACTTGTTCGAAGGCGCACATTGGATTGTCTGCCCTAATGAGGACACTCCTGCCGATGATTACCTGGCACTCCACGAGCTGCTTACGGGCATGGGCGCGCGTGTCATCTCGCTTCCCCGTGAAGACCATGATCGAGCTATTGCCATCGTGAGCCACGTACCTCATTTTGTGGCGTCCTCCCTGGTGGAGCTTGCTGCCAATCATGCCGACGATCAAAAGGCCCTGTTCCGCCTGTGTGCGGGTGGCTTCAAGGATTCCACGCGCATTGCCGCGGGCTCGCCCGAACTGTGGGCGGGAATCGCCTTCGACAATAAGAAGGCCTTGCATGATGGCTTGGTGGAGATGAGCCAGATTATCGCTCGGTTCATTGCCGCCCTGGAGCACGACGATCGTGCGGAGCTTACCGCCCTGCTCGATCATTCTGCGAAAATCCGCAGGTCAATACCGAAGAAATGGCTGCCTGACAGCGAAAACCTGCTTGAGGTTCGCATCCCCATGGAGAACCGCAAGGGCATGGTCGCCGAGGTGACCACCATTGCCAGCAAGGTCGGATGCAACATTCAGTCAATCGAAATCGACCATCTTACCTCAAGCGCTGCTGTTCTTGATATGATACTTACCGATGAGGGGGATATCGGGCGACTCTCCATTGAGCTTCTCAATGCCGGTTTCCGCGTATCCTTGCTTCCTTTGAGTGTGAAGGAGTAG
- a CDS encoding lysophospholipid acyltransferase family protein: MKLFLTLEEMWDRPLGGEDRTHEIPHWCGNICYVIVGLVLKIAFRFKVHGRENLRAARGKQGLCLCSTHTSFLDVAFLYVAVRPSQWVRFMARDSLFTGSQLGAQIIARVGAFPVTRDSADRTSVKRATRMLRNKEVVGIFPEGTRRGKSENTPSLHAGAALVARMGKAPLVPTAVRNVEKIKRKGERVRFPRVHVLFGEPIDVKSFEFLPKEDRLEGAVWYVMRESFALQRDVPADQIDMVELFPETKDYSQVFAEHPIRG, from the coding sequence ATGAAGTTGTTCCTGACGCTCGAGGAAATGTGGGATCGTCCCCTGGGTGGAGAGGACCGTACGCACGAGATTCCGCATTGGTGCGGCAATATTTGCTACGTAATCGTGGGTCTGGTGCTGAAGATTGCGTTCCGCTTCAAGGTGCACGGAAGGGAAAACCTTCGTGCCGCCCGCGGCAAGCAGGGACTGTGCCTTTGCTCCACGCATACATCCTTCCTGGACGTAGCGTTTCTTTATGTTGCCGTACGTCCGAGTCAATGGGTGCGCTTCATGGCGCGCGATAGCTTGTTTACGGGCTCTCAGCTTGGCGCCCAGATTATCGCGCGCGTTGGGGCGTTTCCCGTTACTCGCGATTCCGCCGATCGTACGAGCGTGAAGCGCGCGACGCGCATGTTGCGTAACAAGGAAGTCGTGGGCATTTTCCCCGAGGGTACGCGTCGTGGTAAAAGCGAAAACACGCCTTCGTTGCATGCGGGTGCAGCACTCGTGGCGCGCATGGGAAAGGCACCCCTGGTGCCTACGGCCGTGCGGAATGTCGAGAAGATCAAGCGCAAGGGCGAACGCGTGCGCTTCCCCCGCGTTCACGTGCTCTTTGGTGAGCCCATCGACGTGAAATCGTTCGAATTCCTTCCCAAGGAGGATAGGCTCGAAGGCGCTGTGTGGTACGTGATGCGTGAGAGCTTCGCGCTCCAGCGCGACGTTCCCGCCGATCAGATTGATATGGTTGAGCTGTTTCCCGAGACGAAGGATTACAGCCAGGTCTTCGCCGAACATCCGATTCGGGGGTAG
- a CDS encoding segregation and condensation protein A, giving the protein MSYRVRTESFEGPFDLLLYLVSRQRVDIGAISITEIADQYLDEVSHMENVDLDVASDFLLVASTLLEIKAAALLPKPKDNLVEEYEEIGPMEARDMLVKRLLAYTQFKNAAAELSARYDSELRLHRRSAGPDESLLTLMPDYLEDVTLDSLAYLCAQVMGHRDPFLLESEHIAAKPIPVEVHVRAIHTRIRNQKHARFSDLLTSRASKPVIVVTFLAILELYKRGMVTVRQSEAFGDIDIDFIEGSGELFLEGEGALTSVQEA; this is encoded by the coding sequence ATGTCGTATCGCGTTCGCACAGAGAGCTTTGAGGGCCCGTTCGACCTTCTGCTGTATCTGGTTAGCCGCCAGAGAGTAGACATCGGTGCCATCTCCATTACGGAGATTGCCGATCAGTACCTCGACGAAGTTTCGCATATGGAAAACGTGGACTTGGATGTCGCGAGTGACTTTCTGCTCGTGGCATCCACGTTGCTCGAGATCAAGGCTGCAGCCCTGCTTCCCAAGCCCAAGGACAACCTCGTGGAGGAATACGAGGAGATTGGCCCCATGGAAGCGCGCGACATGCTGGTGAAGCGCCTACTTGCATATACTCAGTTCAAGAATGCGGCTGCCGAACTTTCCGCGCGATACGATTCAGAGCTTCGCTTGCATCGTCGTAGTGCGGGCCCCGACGAGAGCCTGCTTACGCTTATGCCCGACTACCTGGAAGACGTGACGCTCGATTCGCTTGCGTACCTCTGCGCTCAGGTCATGGGCCATCGCGATCCGTTCTTGCTCGAAAGCGAGCACATTGCGGCGAAGCCCATTCCCGTGGAAGTTCATGTGCGCGCCATTCATACCCGCATTCGCAATCAGAAGCACGCCCGCTTTAGCGATTTGCTTACGAGTCGTGCGAGCAAGCCCGTTATCGTCGTCACGTTCCTGGCCATTTTGGAGCTGTATAAGCGCGGCATGGTGACGGTTCGCCAGTCCGAGGCATTCGGCGACATCGACATTGACTTTATCGAGGGCTCTGGCGAGCTCTTCCTCGAGGGCGAAGGCGCCCTCACCAGCGTTCAGGAGGCGTAG